From Sphingomonas sp.:
GGTAAATCGGCGCGCGGCCCAGTCGGCGGCCTCCGCGAAGCCGAACGCCACGAGGCCGATGACGATGGCACCGCCGAGAAAGGCGACGCGGCGACGCCAGATCTGCGCGGTGGGTCCATGCCGTCGCACGATCGCGCGGACGCGGCGGGTGGTGTTGCGGTGGTCCATGCACTCCCTCAGCCCGGCCCCCGCCGCGGGCGCTGTAGCGGGGAGGTGGGCGATGCGCCATCCTTAGATCCTCCCCGGAACGGGGAGGGGGACCGCCGCCGAAGGCGGTGGTGGAGGGGGGCTTCCAAAAGGGACGTCCCTCGCTGCGATCCCCCTCCACCAAGCCGCTGCGCGCCTTGGTCCCCCTCCCCGTTCCGGGGAGGATCTAGGTCACACGAACGCCGGCATCCCCGGCAGCAGCTTGTCCAGCGTCACCGGATAGTCGCGTACCCGCACGCCGCAGGCATTGTGGATGGCGTTGGCCACCGCGGCGCCGACGCCGCACAGGCCGAGCTCGCCCACGCCCTTCGCCTTCATCGGCGACGTCGTGGGGTCCGTCTCGTCGAGGAAGATCACTTCCTGGTGCGGGATGTCGGCATGGACCGGCACCTCGTAGCTGGCGAGATCGTGGTTGACGAAATAGCCGAAGCGCTTGTCGACCGCGAGCTCCTCCATCAGCGCCGAGCCGACGCCCATCGTCATCGCCCCGATCACCTGGCTGCGCGCCGACTTGGGGTTGAGGATGCGCCCCGCCGCGCAAACTGCGAGCATTCGCCGCACGCGCACCTCGGCGGTAGCGGAATCCACCGCGACCTCGACAAAGTGCGCGCCGAAGGTCGACTGCTGGACCTTCTTGGCGAGGTCGCCATAGTCCATATAGTCCTCGGCGACGAGCTCACCGCCCTTGGCCGCATCGGCCAGCGCCACGCTGCGATTGCCCGCACGCACCTTGCCGCCCTCGAAGACCACATCGGCCGAGTTGAAGCCGAGCGCCGCGGTCACCTTGTCACGCAGCATCGAACAGGCGGCGTAGACGCCCGCGGTCGAGCTGTTGGCGCCCCATTGGCCGCCCGAGCCGGAAGAGGCCGGGAAGCTGGAATCGCCGAGCCGCACCACCACCGTATCAAGCGGCACGCCCATCATCTCCGCCGCGGTCTGGGCGATGATGGTATAGGTGCCGGTGCCGATGTCGGTCATGTCGGTCTCGACGGTGACCACGCCCTTGCCGTCCAGCCGAACCCGCGCGCCGGACTTGCCGTTGATGTTGTTGCGGAACGCCGCGGCCATGCCCATGCCGATCAGCCAGCGGCCTTCACGGATGGCGCCCGGCGTCTTTCCACGTTTCGCCCAACCGAACTTCTCCGCGCCGATCTGCATGCACTGGACCAGCTGGCGCTGCGAGAAGGGGCGGTTGGCCGCTTCCGGGTCGACCTGGGTGTCGTTGAGCGCGCGGAACGCCACCGGGTCCATCCCCAGCTTCTCCGCCATCTCGTCCATCGCGATTTCGAGCGCCATCAGGCCGGGTGCCTCGCCCGGCGCGCGCATCGCATTGCCTTCGGGCAGGTCGAGCACCGCCAGCCGCATCGACGTCAGCCGGTTTTCGCCGGCATAGAGCAGGCGCGTCTGGCTCACTGCCGTCTCCGGCCCGCCGCCGGGCAGGTCGCCCGACCAGCTTTCATGGCCGATCGCGGTGATCTTGCCGTCCTTGGTGGTGCCGATACGGATGCGCTGGATCGTCGCGGGG
This genomic window contains:
- the paoC gene encoding aldehyde oxidoreductase molybdenum-binding subunit PaoC, translating into MKFDTPATTNPIDRLKVVGKATDRIDGPLKTTGRAPYAYERHDVAPGAAYGYVLGSAIAKGRITGMDLSAAKAAPGVLAIVTAENAGKLTKGNFNTANLLGGPEIEHYHQAIALVVAETFEQARAASSLIRVDYARGKGRFDLKTEMGSATLPKEGFGGPAESKVGNFDGAFTSAPVQLDARYTTPDHSHAMMEPHASTAKWEGDQLLLWTSNQMINWGKGDVARTLGLPKEKVRLMSPFVGGGFGGKLFVRTDAILAALGAKAAGRPVKVSLQRPLIANNTTHRPATIQRIRIGTTKDGKITAIGHESWSGDLPGGGPETAVSQTRLLYAGENRLTSMRLAVLDLPEGNAMRAPGEAPGLMALEIAMDEMAEKLGMDPVAFRALNDTQVDPEAANRPFSQRQLVQCMQIGAEKFGWAKRGKTPGAIREGRWLIGMGMAAAFRNNINGKSGARVRLDGKGVVTVETDMTDIGTGTYTIIAQTAAEMMGVPLDTVVVRLGDSSFPASSGSGGQWGANSSTAGVYAACSMLRDKVTAALGFNSADVVFEGGKVRAGNRSVALADAAKGGELVAEDYMDYGDLAKKVQQSTFGAHFVEVAVDSATAEVRVRRMLAVCAAGRILNPKSARSQVIGAMTMGVGSALMEELAVDKRFGYFVNHDLASYEVPVHADIPHQEVIFLDETDPTTSPMKAKGVGELGLCGVGAAVANAIHNACGVRVRDYPVTLDKLLPGMPAFV